The following is a genomic window from Flavobacteriales bacterium.
GCCGGGCTTGTCGCGGGGGATCGGCACCGTCTGGCTCACGTAGCTCACCGTGGTGGGCTTGCCGCCGTCCACCAGCATGTAGCCGGTGGGGATGGCCTCCAGACCGAGGGCCTTGATGGTGGGCGCGGCGGTCACGTGGTGGCCGATGAGCAGCTCGGGGTTGCGGCCGCTGATCAGGCTGAGGAAGAGCACCGCGTCGGCGTGGCGGCTGAGCTGGGCCGGGCTGCCCGGGAACAGCACCACAGGCCGGTCGCTCCAGCGCTTCACCAGGTCCACGCAGCGGTCGAAGGAGGCCGAGGTGAGCAGGCTGCCGCCCACGAAGAGCAGATCCGCTTTGGCCATGCAGGCGTTCTGCACGGTGCGCTCCAGCAGGGCCTCGTCCTGTCCGAAGTCGGGGTCGATGAGCACGGCCAGGAGCTTGCGCCCGCGAACCTTCGCGTCCTCGAGCTGTTCCACCACGGCGCCCATCGGTGCGAACATAGTCAACAGCGCTGGCCTTCAGCCCTCCGAACCGCTACCTTTGCCGCCGCGAACGGGACGCCCCCGAGCAGATCCGCACCTACGCCTACGCCGGGCTACGGCGAGCAACGCATGAGCACCAAGACCGCCGAACAGTTGAAGTACAAAGTGAAGGACATGGCCCTCGCTGAGTGGGGTCGCAAGGAGATCGAACTGGCCGAGGCCGAGATGCCCGGCCTGATGGCCCTGCGCTCCCGGTACGGCACGGAGAAGCCCCTCAAGGGCGCCCGCATCGCCGGCTGCCTGCACATGACCATCCAGACCGCCGTGCTGATCGAGACCCTCAAGGAGCTCGGAGCCGAGGTGAGCTGGAGCAGCTGCAACATCTTCAGCACGCAGGACCACGCCGCCGCCGCCATCGCCAAGGCCGGCATCCCGGTGTATGCGTGGAAGGGCATGAACAATGAGGAGTTCGACTGGTGCATCGAGCAGACGCTCTTCGCCTTCGAGGGTGGCCAGCCGCTGAACATGATCCTCGATGATGGGGGCGACCTCACCAACATGGTGCTGGACAAGTACCCCGAGCTGGTGAAGGGCATCAAAGGCCTCAGCGAAGAGACCACCACCGGGGTGCTCCGCCTGATCGAGCGCACCAAGAACGGCACCCTGCCGATGCCCGCGATCAACATCAACGACAGCGTCACCAAGAGCAAGTTCGACAACAAGTACGGCTGCAAGGAGAGCGCCGTGGACGCCATCCGCCGCGCCACCGACATCATGATGGCCGGCAAGGTGGCCATCGTGTGCGGCTACGGCGATGTGGGCAAGGGCACCGCGGCCAGCCTGCGCGGCGCTGGTGCGCGCGTCATCGTCACGGAGATCGATCCGATCTGCGCCCTGCAGGCGGCCATGGACGGCTACGAGGTGAAGAAGCTGGTGCCGAACGTGCACCGCGCGGACATCATCATCACCACCACGGGCAACTTCAACATCGTCACCGAGGCCGCCTTCCGCAAGATGAAGGACAAGGCCATCGTGTGCAACATCGGCCACTTCGACAACGAGATCGACATGGCTTGGCTGAACAAGGCCTATGGCCACACCAAGGTGGAGATCAAGCCGCAGGTGGACAAGTACACGATCGACGGCAAGGACGTGATCATCCTGGCCGAGGGCCGCCTGGTGAACCTGGGCTGTGCCACGGGCCACCCCAGCTTCGTGATGAGCAACAGCTTCACCAACCAGACGCTGGCGCAGATCGAGCTGTGGAACAACCACGGCAACTACGAGAACAAGGTGTATGTGCTGCCCAAGCACCTCGACGAGATGGTGGCCAGGCTGCACTTGGACAAGATCGGCGTGGAGCTGGAGGAGCTCACCGACGCACAGGCCAAGTACATCGGCGTGCCGAAGAACGGTCCGTTCAAGAGCGACGCGTACCGCTACTGATCCGAACATGAACGCAACGCCCCGGGTCCACCAGGACACCGGGGCGTTGCCGTTCCATGCGGTGTCGCCACGACCGCTCCGCCATCGCAACCTATCAGGTCAGGTCCTGGGCGAACTCGCGGGCGTCCACCCTTGCACTTCTCCACCAGGGTCTCGTCCAAGCATCGGCGCAAGCGCACCCGCACCCTTGCACCTCTCCACCCACCCGCTCAGTTGTAGATCCGGAGGATGCTCCCGTTGAACGCCGTATTGTAGCGCTGCAGCCCTAGGGATGCGGGACCTTGTGTGACGCTGCCGTCCATGATGAGGTAGGCGCTGCCGCAGCAGGTGGTGTCGCGTGCGATCACGTCGGTGCCGTCCACATGCACGCGGCAGAGCTCGGCCGGCTGGTAGGGGCAGTGGCGGTCGAGGGCCACGAACTCCTCCATGCTCTTGCGGTATACGATGATGCCCAGCGACCCACCCGTGAGGTAGAGCCATCCGCCCGGCACGGCCAGATCGTTGTATGCCGGGTTGTTCACGTTGATCTGGAAGTCGACCGGGGTGAGCGGCACGCCGCCGCTGGTCTCCTTGCGGCAACCGGTGATGGTCAGGAGCAGTCCCGTGAGCAGGACCGCGACCATGGCGGCGGTCTTCCGGTGCGTGGACATGTGTCAAAGGTAGTGGCTGTGGCACCGCTGGTCGTATCCTTGCGCCATGCGCTGGTCCGCCCTGTTCGTCCTTCTCCTTTTGACGGCCGCTCCCAC
Proteins encoded in this region:
- a CDS encoding geranylgeranylglyceryl/heptaprenylglyceryl phosphate synthase, which gives rise to MGAVVEQLEDAKVRGRKLLAVLIDPDFGQDEALLERTVQNACMAKADLLFVGGSLLTSASFDRCVDLVKRWSDRPVVLFPGSPAQLSRHADAVLFLSLISGRNPELLIGHHVTAAPTIKALGLEAIPTGYMLVDGGKPTTVSYVSQTVPIPRDKPGIAAATALAGELLGLRTIYLDTGSGADRTVSPEMVATVRRTVQLPIIVGGGIRDAATARGLCDAGADVVVVGTAFEQDPELIFALSEAVHG
- a CDS encoding adenosylhomocysteinase — translated: MSTKTAEQLKYKVKDMALAEWGRKEIELAEAEMPGLMALRSRYGTEKPLKGARIAGCLHMTIQTAVLIETLKELGAEVSWSSCNIFSTQDHAAAAIAKAGIPVYAWKGMNNEEFDWCIEQTLFAFEGGQPLNMILDDGGDLTNMVLDKYPELVKGIKGLSEETTTGVLRLIERTKNGTLPMPAININDSVTKSKFDNKYGCKESAVDAIRRATDIMMAGKVAIVCGYGDVGKGTAASLRGAGARVIVTEIDPICALQAAMDGYEVKKLVPNVHRADIIITTTGNFNIVTEAAFRKMKDKAIVCNIGHFDNEIDMAWLNKAYGHTKVEIKPQVDKYTIDGKDVIILAEGRLVNLGCATGHPSFVMSNSFTNQTLAQIELWNNHGNYENKVYVLPKHLDEMVARLHLDKIGVELEELTDAQAKYIGVPKNGPFKSDAYRY